Below is a genomic region from Nitratidesulfovibrio sp..
CCGTGAAAGCGTTCATCCAGCGGACCCAGCTTGCGCAGGGCAGCGGTCTTCACGGCGGCGAAGGCCAGCGAGACGGCCTGCACGCGGGTGGGCTGCTGGAAGTGCTTTTCGCCGTAGGCGGGCCAGTTGAACCAGGTGCGCGGCAGGCGGCCCGGCAGCCCGCTGAGGCGGGCCAGCTTCACGATCAGGCCGGGCAGGCGGGCGGCGCCGCGCAACACGGCGTCCTTGGGGCCGGTGACCATGCCGCCCGCCACCATGCAGGCGGGGGTGGTATCCATATGCTCCGCCAGGCGGCGGGCCGCGCCGGGGCACAGGGTGACGGCGGGGTCCACGAAAATGATCACGTCGCCGCTGGCGCGGGCCACGCCCAGGTTGGCGGCGGCGGCGAAACCGGTGCCCGCCGGGGCTTCGACGATGACGGCTTCGGGCGCGATGTCGCGCGCGTTGCGAATGGTGGCGTCGGTGGAGGCGCGGTCCACCACGATGATGTCGGCGGATTCGGCAAGGCCCGTCATTTCGGCCGCAGCGGCGCGGACCGAGGCAAGACAGTCGCCGATGTACTTCGCCGCGTTGGCGGCGACGATGACGAACGAGAGCTTCATGCGGGGTTCCTTCGGGGCTGTTGTGCGTTGGAGCGGTGTCGTCGTTGCCGCAAGGGCGCGCGTCGGGCGTGGCCCGACTGGCCGGTCTGGCCGATCTGGCCGGTCGGGCTGGTCGGCTTGGCCCGTGCGGGCGGAGGCTGGCCGACTAGCGGGCCAGGCCCAACTCGGCTGCGCGCTGCGTCATGGCCTCGATGGCGATGGTCAGGAACTCGCCAAGCTCAAGGCCGATGGCCTCGCACTCGCGGATCCTTTCGCGGCTGACGCTGGCGGCGAACGCCTTGTCCTTCATCTTCTTCTTCAGGCTGGAGGCCTGCATGCCGTCCATGCCGGTGGGGCGCACCAGCGCGGCGGCGCTGACCAGGCCGGTCACGCTTTCGCCGCAGCGCAGGGCACGGTCAAACAGGCTGGCCGGTTCGCGCCCGGTGCATTCGCTGTTGTGGGCCACGATGGCCTGCACGGCCTCTGGCGGCAGTCCGTCGCCAATGAGGTCCACGGCCACAAGGCCGTGTCGTTCGGGGGTATCCTTGGTGAGCGGGTAGTCGATGTCGTGCAGCAGCCCGGCCAGGCCCCACAGGTCGGCGTCCTGCCCGAAACGGGCGGCCAGGCCGCGCATGACGGCTTCGGTGGCCAGGGCATGCTGGACAAGGTGGGGTTCCGGGTTGTGCGAACGCAGCAGGTCGATGGCTTCGGCGCGAGGGAGCATGGCGGCCTCCGGAAAACAGGCTTCGTGAAACGGGTCACATGGTCTGTGGACCTTGTACGGTACGAGCACGGGCGTTGCAACAGCCGGGAACTCGCACAGGCCGAAGGGGGGCGCCGCCGCCGGGGCCGCGCGGGGCGCGGCTTTGTTGACACGTGCCCCATAAAAGCGGAAAAGAGGAGGTTATTTCGCCAAGGAAGGCGGAGATGGCCGCCACGCGGCCATGCGGCGTAATCCGTTCGCACCCCCTTCCGCCGGAATGTTTCCGGACGGGCGTCAACCGGCTGAAACCGGCGAGCACGATGGAACGAATACTCGGCATCAAGTTCCGTGAATACGGACAGATATACTATTTTCTTTGTGGTGGTCAGCCCGTTGCCGTGAGCGACAGGGTGATCGTGGAAACCGACCAGGGCCAGGGCATCGGCGAGGTTGTTGCCCTGCGCGACGACCTGCCCGAAGACGCGGGCGAGACCGAGGGCGACCTTCGCCCCATCATGCGCGTGGCGAGCGGCGAGGACCTGGAGCAGGCGGCGGAGAACGAGAAGCTGGGCGACGAGGCCCGCGCCTTCTGCAACGAATGCATCCGGGGCCGCGACCTGGAGATGAAGCTGGTGGACGTGGAGGTGTTCTTCGACCGCAGCAAGATCATCTTCTATTTCACCGCGCCGACCCGCATCGACTTCCGCGAACTGGTCAAGGACCTGGTCAAGAACTACCGCACCCGCATAGAGCTGCGCCAGATCGGCGTGCGCCACGAAACGCAGATGATCGGCGCGGTGGGCAACTGCGGCATGGTCTGCTGCTGCCGCCGGTTCTTGCGCAAGTTTGCCCCGGTAACCATCAAGATGGCCAAGGAGCAGAACCTGTTCCTGAACCCGGCCAAGATTTCGGGCATTTGCGGGCGCCTGCTGTGCTGCCTGAGCTACGAGCAGGAAAACTACGAGGAATTCCACCGGCGTTGCCCGCGCCTTGGCAAGAAGTACCTGACCTCGCGCGGCGCGGTGAAGGTGCTGCGGGCCAACATGTTCCGGAGCAGCCTGGCCCTGCTGACCGAGTCCAACGAAGAGGTCGAGGTCACGCTGGAAGAATGGCAGCAGATGGAGCCGCGTCGGCCCGATCAGGGGGGCGGCGGCCCCGGTGGCAACATGACGCGCCCCGAGGGACACCCCGAGCGCCGCGTGGACGGGCCGGAAGGCCAGCCGCGTGAAGGTCGTGATGGGCGCAGGCCCGAGCGTGGGGACCGCCCCGAGCGCTCTGATCGTCCTGACCGTCCTGACCGGGGTGACCGTCAGGAGCGAGCGGATCGCCCAGATCGCCCAGATCGCCCAGACCGGCCAGACCGGCCCGACCGGCGCGATGGCCGTGCCCCGCAGGCTCCATCCGACCTGCCTGTTGCCCATGGCGCCCTGCGCCCCATGGGCGAGGCCGCCCCGGCGGGCAGCATCGCCCAGGCCGAGTTTTCCGCAACCTTCGATACATTCATGAGCGGCGGCCCCGCCCCACAGGCTCAAGGGGCGGATGCCCCGCAGACCGTCGCGGAGCCCCCCGTGCCCCTTGCGGGTGACGGCGTGGCGCCTGTTCCGGCGGACGCGGCTGGCCCGGTGGCTTCGGCCTCGGGTGGCGAAGAGGTTGCCCCTGCGGCAGCGATGCCAGATGCCTCAGCCGGTACCGTCAGCGGCGTTGCGCCGCAGGCCCCCGGCGTGGGGGCGGCGGCGTCCGACGCGGTTGAGCCCGCGCCTCCTGCCGCGTCGGCGCCTTCCGCACCGGCTGCGGAAGTGGCCCCCCCCGTGGCGGGAGCACCGGCGGCCATCGCGATGCCGCGCGCGCGCGGCCCGCTGAAAAACACCGATCCGGCCACCTTGCGTTCCAGCCGGGGGCGGCGCAAGCGCAAGCGGCGTCCTTCCGGACCTCGCAATGAGGGTGACGGGGGCGGCGGGGGCGGCTCCGGGGGCGGTCCTGTCGGCGGCTCCGGCAGCGAATAACTGACGGCACCCGCAGATTCCGGCCTCCACCCGTCAGGGGCAGGGGCCGACGACCTTACAGGCAACAGTTTCCGCCCCCGGCGCGTGCCGGGGGCGGCCATCATATCGGAACAGCGGCGCGGCAGGCCCGCGCCGCCCGCAGCGCCCGAATCGGGAGACTCACGTGGACCGTTTCTACATCACCACACCCATCTACTACGTCAACGCCAAGCCGCATCTCGGCCATGCCTACACCACCATCGTGGCCGATTCGCTGCGCCGCTTCCACCGCCTGCTGGGCAAGGACACCTATTTTCTTACCGGCACCGACGAGCACGGCGACAAGATCGTGCAGGCCGCCGAAAAGGCCGGGTGTTCGCCGCAGGAATTCGTGGACGGCGTGAGCACGCAGTTTCGCGACCTGTGGCCGCATCTTGGCGTGGAGTACGACCAGTTCATCCGCACCACCGACGCGGAGCACAAGAAGTGCGTGCAGGACGTGCTGCAGAAGGTCTACGACAGCGGCGACATCTACTTCGGCGAATACGGCGGGCACTACTGTTACGGGTGCGAGCGGTTCTACACCGAGAAGGAACTGGAAAACGGCCTGTGCCCCCAGCATCAGGTGAAGCCGGAATACATCAGCGAAAAGAACTACTTCTTCCGCATGTCCAAGTACCAGGGCTGGCTGCGCCAGTACATCCTGGACAACCCCGACTTCATCCGGCCCGAACGCTACCGCAGCGAAGTGCTGGGCATTCTGGACAGCGGCGCGCTGGAAGACCTGTGCATCTCGCGGCCCAAGTCCCGCCTGACCTGGGGCATCGAACTGCCGTTCGACAAGGACTACGTGTGCTACGTGTGGTTCGACGCGCTGATCAACTACATTTCCGCGCTGGGTTGGCCCGAAGGCGAGAAGTTCGGCCGCTTCTGGCCCGGCGTGCAGCACCTGGTGGCCAAGGACATCCTGAAGCCCCACGCGGTGTTCTGGCCCACCATGCTGAAGGCGGCAGGGCTTGAGCCCTACAACAACCTGAACGTGCACGGCTACTGGCTGGTGCGCGACACCAAGATGTCCAAATCGCTGGGCAACGTGGTGGACCCGCTGTCCATGATCGACAAGTACGGCCTGAGCGCCTTCCGCTACTTCCTGCTGCGCGAAATGCACTTCGGCAGCGATGCCAGCTTCTCGGAAGACGCGCTGGTGGCCCGCCTGAACGCGGACCTGGCCAACGACCTCGGCAACCTGTTCAGCCGCGTGCTGTCCATGACCGCCAAGTACTTCGGCGGCGTGGTGCCCGCGCAGGGGGCGCTGACCGAGGAAGACGAGGCCATCCGCACCCTGGCGGAAGAGGCCCAGCGCAACTACGTGCGGCTGTTCGAGCGGGTGCGTTTTTCCAATGCCCTTGAATCGTTGTGGGAACTGGTGCGTGCCCTGAACCGCTACGTGGACCATGCCGCGCCGTGGGCCCTGTTCAAGCAGGGCGACACGGAGCGCCTTGGCACCGTCATGTACGTGATGCTGGAATGCATGCGCAAGGTTGCCGTGCACCTGTGGCCGGTGATGCCCGAGGCGTCCGCCGTGCTGCTGGGGCAGCTGGGCCAGACGCTGGACCCGGCCACCGTGCAGTTGGCTGAAGAGGCCGACCGCTGGGGCGGGCTGGCCGCCGGTACCACGGTGGCGGCATCGTCCAACCTGTTCCCCCGCGTGGAACTGGAAAAGACGGAAGAGGCCAGGCCTGCCAAGGCGGAAGGCAAGAAGAAGGACAAGGCGGCCGCGCCCGCGCAGGCTGCGGCCCAATCCGCCACGCCTGCCGCCGCTCCTGCAACTGGCGACGTGCCCGCCACCATAGATTTCGCCGATTTCCAGAAACTGGACATCCGCTTCGGCACGGTGGTTGTGGTGGAACGCCATCCCAACGCCGACAAGCTGCTGCGTGTGGAGGTGGACCTTGGTGAAGCGGCCCCGCGCCAGATCGTGGCCGGGCTTGCCGAATACTTCGAGCCGGATTTTCTGCTGGGGCGCCAGGTGGCCGTGGTGGCCAACCTTGCCCCGCGCAAGTTGCGCGGGCTGGAATCGCAGGGGATGATCCTTGCGGTGCGTACCGAAAGCGGCATGCAACTGGTGGCTGCCTCCGGCCCGGTGGCCAACGGGGCCAAGGTGTCGTAGCCGTGATCGGGTAACCGCTCTGGGTTTTTGAAACGCAAACCGCCCGCCGATGCATGTCGGCGGGCGGTTTTTTTCGGGCGGGAAACAGGGTGGGCAGGGCCGAGCGAAGGTGCGCGAGGCGTGGTCGCCGGGCAGCGTGGAAAAGGGGGGGGATGCCCCGCACACGCCACCAGCCGGGGGGGGGCGGGGGGGCCGGGGCCTTGCGGCTATGCGTCGTTGCGATCAGCGGGGATGCTGCCGCCGTCGGTGTTGGCCTTGCCGTCCTCCGGTTCGTCCTCCGGTGCCTCCAGGGTGTCGTCCACCCGGTAGCGGCGGTACAGCAGGTAGCCAAGCAGGCTGGATACCACGAACAGCACGGCGCTGGCGGTGGTGCGCAACTCTGGCGAAACGCGCACGCCGCTGCCCAGCAGGGCAAAGATGAAGGTTTGCGGCACGTATCCGGCGGAGGACCCGGCAAAGAAGGGCAGCGCGGGAATGGCGCTGACTCCGGCCAGCAGGTTGGTCAGCATGTTGTTGCCCACGGGCAGGCAGCGGATGATGAACGACATGGCGAACGGGTCGCGCCCGAGAAAGGCGTTGATCTTGGCCACCCTGCGGCTGAAGCGGCGCGCCACGAACGATTGTCCGCCGAGGCGCGCGTAGTAGAAGGTGACCACGCAACCCAGAACCGTGGCCAGCGTGCCCCACACCGTGCCCAGCACCGCGCCGAAGGCGTAGCCGCCCAGAAAGCTGACAACTTGCCGAGGCATGCCTACGGCGGTGAGCAGGCAGCTCACGCCAAGGTACAGGGCCAGCCCGGACACGCCGTGGTCGCGGATGTTGGCGTCTACCCAGGCAGTGTCGAGGGCGTCGTGCAGGCCGGAAAGGCGCAGCAGCGCGATGGCGGCGGCAAGGCCGAGAAAGACGAACGCACCCTTGAGCACGCGTTTGAGCAGTCGGGCGGGGCTGTGGGTCATGCGGGGCGGTGGCAGGGGCCGGGTGAGGGTGGATGGATGGGGCGGCGCGGCATGCCTGCGGCCACAGCCGTCGTGCGGGGCGGCGGCATGCGCCGCATGTGGGCAGTAGCGGCAACGGGCCGCAACGTCAAGGTGTCGCGACGTCAAGGTGTCGCGACGTCAAGGCGCCGGGGCGTCAGCGCAGGCGCGGCCAGAGCAAAGGCAAGGCCAGCAGTTGCCCGGTCAGCAGCAGCATGTCGCGTTCCAGCAGGGCAAAAAGGGTGACAAGGCAGCTCCCGGCCAGCAACAGCCCGCGAGCGATGCGGAAAACGCTGACGCTGGGGGCCGGAGTTTCACCGGGATATGCGTCGGGCTTTGCCCTATGCGGACTTGCCGATGGACCGGTGGCTGTGGTCGCAACGGGTGCGGAAGCATGGGCAGGTCCGGGGTCGGGCGGGGGAGCGCTTTCGGGCTGGCGAGCGGGCCGGGATGCCGGTGCGGGGCAGGCCCGCGCGGCCTCCCGGCGCACGGCCAGCGCCAGCGCGGCGACCTGCACCAGCAGGCCCGCCGCAAGGATGGCCCAGCGGGCGGGCCAGAGCATCCATTCCAGCGTGTCCATTCCC
It encodes:
- a CDS encoding glycosyltransferase, with protein sequence MKLSFVIVAANAAKYIGDCLASVRAAAAEMTGLAESADIIVVDRASTDATIRNARDIAPEAVIVEAPAGTGFAAAANLGVARASGDVIIFVDPAVTLCPGAARRLAEHMDTTPACMVAGGMVTGPKDAVLRGAARLPGLIVKLARLSGLPGRLPRTWFNWPAYGEKHFQQPTRVQAVSLAFAAVKTAALRKLGPLDERFHGDAFTGHDLCRRIRRAVMFDWNVAVVPQARACAQDAFVLRPEIEDFDLNGDGVVRTRVRDEMLYVWKNYCVLTSLGNSLLELAGSCVRYAVSALPGIGCDKCARHNAVVLRETSRAMLDTQLGMQYPTTPW
- a CDS encoding HDIG domain-containing metalloprotein, producing the protein MLPRAEAIDLLRSHNPEPHLVQHALATEAVMRGLAARFGQDADLWGLAGLLHDIDYPLTKDTPERHGLVAVDLIGDGLPPEAVQAIVAHNSECTGREPASLFDRALRCGESVTGLVSAAALVRPTGMDGMQASSLKKKMKDKAFAASVSRERIRECEAIGLELGEFLTIAIEAMTQRAAELGLAR
- the ricT gene encoding regulatory iron-sulfur-containing complex subunit RicT, which gives rise to MERILGIKFREYGQIYYFLCGGQPVAVSDRVIVETDQGQGIGEVVALRDDLPEDAGETEGDLRPIMRVASGEDLEQAAENEKLGDEARAFCNECIRGRDLEMKLVDVEVFFDRSKIIFYFTAPTRIDFRELVKDLVKNYRTRIELRQIGVRHETQMIGAVGNCGMVCCCRRFLRKFAPVTIKMAKEQNLFLNPAKISGICGRLLCCLSYEQENYEEFHRRCPRLGKKYLTSRGAVKVLRANMFRSSLALLTESNEEVEVTLEEWQQMEPRRPDQGGGGPGGNMTRPEGHPERRVDGPEGQPREGRDGRRPERGDRPERSDRPDRPDRGDRQERADRPDRPDRPDRPDRPDRRDGRAPQAPSDLPVAHGALRPMGEAAPAGSIAQAEFSATFDTFMSGGPAPQAQGADAPQTVAEPPVPLAGDGVAPVPADAAGPVASASGGEEVAPAAAMPDASAGTVSGVAPQAPGVGAAASDAVEPAPPAASAPSAPAAEVAPPVAGAPAAIAMPRARGPLKNTDPATLRSSRGRRKRKRRPSGPRNEGDGGGGGGSGGGPVGGSGSE
- the metG gene encoding methionine--tRNA ligase, giving the protein MDRFYITTPIYYVNAKPHLGHAYTTIVADSLRRFHRLLGKDTYFLTGTDEHGDKIVQAAEKAGCSPQEFVDGVSTQFRDLWPHLGVEYDQFIRTTDAEHKKCVQDVLQKVYDSGDIYFGEYGGHYCYGCERFYTEKELENGLCPQHQVKPEYISEKNYFFRMSKYQGWLRQYILDNPDFIRPERYRSEVLGILDSGALEDLCISRPKSRLTWGIELPFDKDYVCYVWFDALINYISALGWPEGEKFGRFWPGVQHLVAKDILKPHAVFWPTMLKAAGLEPYNNLNVHGYWLVRDTKMSKSLGNVVDPLSMIDKYGLSAFRYFLLREMHFGSDASFSEDALVARLNADLANDLGNLFSRVLSMTAKYFGGVVPAQGALTEEDEAIRTLAEEAQRNYVRLFERVRFSNALESLWELVRALNRYVDHAAPWALFKQGDTERLGTVMYVMLECMRKVAVHLWPVMPEASAVLLGQLGQTLDPATVQLAEEADRWGGLAAGTTVAASSNLFPRVELEKTEEARPAKAEGKKKDKAAAPAQAAAQSATPAAAPATGDVPATIDFADFQKLDIRFGTVVVVERHPNADKLLRVEVDLGEAAPRQIVAGLAEYFEPDFLLGRQVAVVANLAPRKLRGLESQGMILAVRTESGMQLVAASGPVANGAKVS
- a CDS encoding VTT domain-containing protein, whose amino-acid sequence is MTHSPARLLKRVLKGAFVFLGLAAAIALLRLSGLHDALDTAWVDANIRDHGVSGLALYLGVSCLLTAVGMPRQVVSFLGGYAFGAVLGTVWGTLATVLGCVVTFYYARLGGQSFVARRFSRRVAKINAFLGRDPFAMSFIIRCLPVGNNMLTNLLAGVSAIPALPFFAGSSAGYVPQTFIFALLGSGVRVSPELRTTASAVLFVVSSLLGYLLYRRYRVDDTLEAPEDEPEDGKANTDGGSIPADRNDA